The following coding sequences lie in one Rhizobium sp. ZPR4 genomic window:
- a CDS encoding RHS repeat-associated core domain-containing protein, whose protein sequence is MSDSTSQLPPIRTFQFDTSAVASLDSNVNQFRGDINLTQALLAMPGRLSGDGLDITVSLLYQSNVYRDAMTWNRDAPTSIAGLGWTLPATLIELDDGGAPTPGTRQYTYVSGGIPTPLAREPETSNLFAVDALLANDLEDGQPVPAALRAEFVRRGFNLSSATMVSATSSTAWTLSDDDNQQLFDLALVDTQLQVLDGGEAYQLVNYAFRKILYYPPYERWVVVNEDGHRMSFGGLEAPTAQGYATSVGNSIEWGIRWSLDGGAASAIWEGASDVTSGQCQYARVWHLAVCSVLWGDSIAYGYNEWVRDPSTGLIPDAEQPVGAGGLPYTKACYLTSITDVFGRKAVFQYGDKLWDDSTPESAREYADPHKLKPDMTANAYQDRYETKFLEGIAVQDVTGASMFSLALAYLPSQPAGGDDSPVANVTSYAGALYGDTCKRFLTGVTFQNASGEALPGLIFDYYFDTSLSGSSPGALKSITYPQGAVATYTYTQQQLAVCERMVSVGPPSDDFQGAEPRAFFGSDYVVTTWYNTSQGTLSLQVYTWLGRWIEWSLTDDTVLFSSADGLDLTTLNVVANENFFALSFTSSSETDLYVFQKDVARPGQWVPATVDGTTTAPNQPTRSYAPSGGTVDVIGGNTFLLVVCMDPDHSSYGYDRLTWRWTTASWTLESFTLSQYAWATAMNEYQLILDETGKAELSFLSPGLVWSQPAILTLPDFSFVYYDRVTLVPSASFVVMSNLQTDNSQSRGYELTFLQWDAAYAFPSTVTSFTFNDRLEASGSYKTPYIPTIIGNTMVAVAAHVLRYNGQTWLENSQLVPASLPSGSQQRYAYGPDYAIQIMVPGGGVGTTTAKVLSFDPDADSSSWTRSPVTPAQGLSNPPGYSATANWPSAGGGDFMNIGQYLYFRGTATDWDDVLTQSPNADLQQLVNQALGSADGYVLNAESVINEGPTFLGYYVYDIADSTNDQAAVLVLKNGGVYGAAQTLSSERIYTPAESVPTTPGQTPGGPEAFTAYPSTDPDFDHASAILLHRYAGDAIDGALTHYAVTSISITDGFGATAATTYFPDPDQAACDPTGLVVKYYEVTTYPGTADASQPTYGSKVTRYLNGLAVATGADYYNMLDGLLQSAETLDSQGNLLAQTQNTWQAYTTRTSDPSDPEAPLLNLKGAYVLQIQQIKMEDGVASTQTTGYVPDGLAAPFSGQPVSTQTLVYGGSGAQETFTTTTTYGYEIDATLLAQHMLTKVAQSTTSWASGNAAAVPIKATAMTYAGFPSSYGQDVLVPAREATFAWTGTAAIAFPFSSYNPGSVPDGWLRNSLIQGRTTSGQLTEMADACGVIQSTLYGTAPELPIARITNASLSRGECAYLGFEPYESNAAWTMQGTQLVTGDAHSGTNSLSLPGGGTAMLTTTLTPANISQNYLLGFWYKTPAGFSPGNDAGFSVVVMVDGLLTEVLGVSFDDTGGAWTYRTLGIPLIAGQRSIELIIQATNTAEDAVLIDDVLVTPLASKVSVRAYDTPTHQVTAMVDSAGHTLRCIYDSFQRLVAKVGPQEQVKELVQVSLSRAGNATDMFDAGNPNANLSLEPADGGTLETFCTGDEWQDRWQASATSTNWNVSGGALSHTASVGDTLTWQGSSPATSALYFEVLPLATLAGPLAVSFAQGYQLAFDPNAGYSFTDPNGKTVQTPLTSPPQMATEWLTVFGGGLVLFFGDGQLLFSASVPLDSLDPIAISTGPNLLSFRNLAMVAAPRVSLSYTDASGQDRQKQQLLGQDAAISATIHDPLGRTVAVTRMAPASFGADAALPVLSYHPDFVDVSSFLAAMDGSWEMTGDLADYYAGQSDGTVPRSDDEGYPYFGYLLEASPRKRRLEQGQPGKAYAIHDIDSTAPADRQTTQFLYGPNDSSAFDLPQGDYVANTLISPLKTQSLTLRDTMGRKLASSLTDIAGEVAGQGQAIATFADAAGAAAATLQTRQPNFYTKTPQSDPSSFVKSLVQDPLGRTLQTADPDTGTSQFLYDPSSRLRFVNTALEDGEAWFAYYKYDALGRVLEEGTVQQAWDATRLATLVGQAAWPDDTVAHTVARTHGYDGDGSDPNAIGKEILIVTVNQAPALIPSADAVTTTESLAYDGDGNLASITLQLPSTLGTSAATVSYTYNNLKQITQVTYPDGSPVATVLYDYDDGGRVTRIGTSVSTPTDIAAYTYNADGDVETETLNQGLLTGAYQYASPGWLTGYTVTPSGTTDACFTLGLGYDADGRIESRGLSYSFGSDSDSTQVAYAYDGQMRLASATVTGGTQGNESVGLYDANGNIWKLTQDDVEYDFTCAPGSNRPSTLSIGSADPDPISLQFSADGRLTQAGGLALEYDPCLKLATGLTVTSGDDVTQLRLAYGGKGQRILKQVSGNTSSTTVYLWGAAAQPLCSHSDGTWTAYIQGPTGLVTVVSDARYFPVKDHAQTVWAVVDDQNALVARYDYAPFGEVLGISGSLPQIVPFRFMGKALDTETGLYDFGARLYHPLLRRFCSPDVAGQGASPYGFAGNNPIMMIDPTGNTSTWARVGIGAGMAALAVTGFALSFFTFGLSDVLAAIGDAVGSAIGSVSSALTGGSEVVAAGASVGAQGLSQTAVLTELSTTVALPEGVGAAGIEGTVNAVGNFLQQVVTNTAFGVGSSGLQYDISPGAQFSGQGFRDALLSGAWSGLLYGIGSGVAGLEAEAVSKAWGDVAEKAGLNAASKIAGKAAFKVALNVAMGSSTNAIAQIMTNLMTHQSWNQGLALAAKVGVAGGVPFGVGDVLLNDAKNWATEFATSFGSEGQSRVATAIRGVDQALKAAKSNTAVCLYGITGYTLAEGYVIWGATNHGK, encoded by the coding sequence ATGTCAGACTCCACCTCTCAACTTCCGCCGATCCGTACCTTCCAGTTCGATACCAGCGCCGTTGCGTCGCTTGACAGCAATGTCAACCAGTTCCGCGGCGACATTAATCTAACGCAGGCATTGCTGGCGATGCCAGGTCGACTGAGTGGTGACGGGCTGGATATAACGGTGTCGTTGCTCTACCAGAGCAACGTCTATCGCGACGCGATGACATGGAACCGGGATGCGCCCACGAGCATAGCCGGACTGGGCTGGACCCTGCCTGCGACATTGATCGAGCTCGATGATGGCGGTGCCCCAACGCCAGGCACACGGCAATACACTTATGTGAGCGGGGGAATTCCCACGCCGCTTGCGCGGGAACCGGAAACCTCGAACCTTTTCGCGGTGGACGCGTTGCTCGCCAATGATCTTGAGGACGGCCAGCCCGTGCCGGCCGCCCTCCGCGCCGAATTTGTCCGTCGCGGCTTCAATCTGTCATCGGCGACGATGGTCTCCGCCACCTCCTCGACGGCATGGACCCTGTCCGATGACGACAACCAGCAGCTCTTTGACCTCGCGCTTGTCGACACCCAGCTTCAGGTCCTAGACGGAGGCGAGGCGTACCAGCTGGTCAACTACGCATTCCGCAAGATCCTCTACTATCCACCTTATGAACGATGGGTCGTCGTCAACGAAGACGGCCACCGAATGTCCTTCGGGGGGCTCGAAGCGCCCACGGCACAGGGTTACGCGACTTCAGTCGGTAACAGCATCGAGTGGGGCATACGCTGGTCCCTTGATGGCGGAGCAGCCTCGGCCATATGGGAAGGTGCGAGCGACGTGACATCCGGCCAGTGCCAATATGCGCGGGTCTGGCATCTGGCCGTATGCTCGGTTCTCTGGGGCGATTCGATCGCATATGGCTATAATGAATGGGTGCGGGATCCGTCCACGGGGCTGATCCCGGACGCGGAGCAACCCGTGGGCGCCGGCGGCCTGCCCTACACCAAGGCCTGCTACCTCACCAGCATCACCGACGTGTTCGGCCGCAAGGCCGTCTTCCAGTATGGTGACAAGTTGTGGGACGATTCCACGCCCGAGAGCGCGCGGGAATATGCCGATCCGCACAAGCTCAAGCCGGACATGACGGCGAACGCATACCAGGATCGGTACGAAACGAAATTCCTCGAAGGCATCGCCGTGCAGGACGTCACCGGTGCGTCGATGTTCAGCCTGGCGCTCGCCTATCTGCCGAGCCAGCCTGCCGGCGGGGATGACAGCCCCGTCGCCAACGTAACCTCCTATGCCGGCGCACTGTACGGCGACACCTGCAAGCGCTTCCTCACCGGCGTCACCTTCCAGAATGCTTCGGGAGAGGCCCTGCCCGGGCTCATCTTCGACTACTATTTCGATACCTCGCTGTCGGGATCGAGCCCGGGTGCTCTGAAATCCATCACCTATCCGCAAGGCGCCGTCGCCACCTATACCTATACGCAGCAGCAGCTCGCAGTCTGCGAGCGGATGGTAAGCGTCGGACCGCCTTCGGACGATTTCCAGGGTGCGGAACCACGGGCCTTCTTCGGCTCCGATTATGTCGTCACCACCTGGTACAATACGAGCCAGGGCACGCTTTCATTGCAGGTCTACACGTGGCTTGGACGCTGGATCGAATGGTCGCTCACCGATGATACTGTTCTCTTCAGCAGTGCCGACGGCCTCGACCTGACGACGCTTAACGTCGTCGCCAACGAAAATTTCTTCGCACTCTCCTTCACGAGCAGTAGCGAGACCGATCTTTACGTCTTCCAGAAGGATGTAGCCAGGCCAGGTCAATGGGTGCCGGCCACGGTCGACGGCACCACAACAGCGCCCAACCAGCCGACGCGAAGCTACGCGCCTTCGGGTGGAACAGTGGATGTCATCGGGGGCAACACCTTCCTGCTCGTCGTCTGCATGGACCCCGATCATTCGTCCTACGGCTACGATCGGCTCACCTGGCGCTGGACCACGGCAAGCTGGACGCTCGAATCCTTCACGCTGTCGCAATATGCCTGGGCAACGGCGATGAACGAGTATCAGCTGATCCTGGACGAGACGGGAAAGGCGGAATTGTCCTTCCTGTCACCCGGTCTCGTCTGGAGCCAACCGGCGATCCTTACGCTGCCCGATTTCAGCTTCGTATACTACGACCGGGTGACGCTGGTGCCGTCCGCCTCCTTCGTGGTGATGAGCAACCTGCAGACCGACAATTCCCAGTCGCGCGGCTACGAACTCACCTTTCTTCAATGGGACGCGGCTTACGCATTCCCCTCGACCGTGACGAGCTTCACCTTCAACGACCGCCTGGAAGCGAGCGGCAGTTACAAGACGCCCTATATTCCGACCATTATCGGCAACACGATGGTCGCGGTGGCCGCACATGTGCTGCGCTACAACGGCCAGACCTGGCTTGAGAATTCGCAGCTCGTGCCCGCAAGCCTGCCATCGGGATCGCAGCAGCGCTATGCCTACGGTCCGGACTACGCGATCCAGATCATGGTGCCAGGCGGCGGCGTCGGAACCACCACGGCAAAGGTCCTGTCCTTCGATCCCGACGCGGACTCCTCGTCGTGGACGCGAAGCCCGGTCACGCCAGCGCAGGGGCTCTCAAACCCACCCGGCTATTCGGCGACGGCCAATTGGCCATCCGCCGGTGGCGGAGACTTCATGAACATCGGCCAATATCTCTATTTCCGTGGAACAGCCACGGATTGGGATGACGTGCTGACCCAGTCTCCGAATGCTGACCTGCAGCAGCTGGTGAACCAGGCGCTCGGCTCCGCCGATGGCTATGTGCTGAATGCCGAGTCCGTCATCAACGAGGGGCCGACCTTCCTTGGGTATTACGTCTATGACATCGCGGATTCGACAAACGATCAGGCCGCGGTGCTGGTACTCAAGAATGGCGGTGTCTACGGTGCGGCCCAGACACTCTCGTCGGAGCGCATCTACACGCCTGCCGAAAGCGTCCCCACCACGCCCGGACAGACACCGGGCGGACCGGAAGCGTTTACCGCATATCCGAGCACGGATCCGGATTTCGACCACGCCTCGGCGATCCTCCTGCACCGCTATGCCGGCGACGCCATCGACGGAGCACTGACCCATTACGCGGTCACCAGCATCTCCATCACCGACGGTTTCGGGGCGACTGCCGCGACGACCTATTTTCCCGATCCCGATCAGGCTGCCTGCGATCCGACAGGGCTCGTGGTCAAGTATTATGAGGTCACGACCTACCCCGGCACCGCGGATGCTTCGCAACCGACCTATGGCTCCAAGGTAACGCGATATCTCAACGGCCTCGCAGTTGCTACCGGCGCAGACTACTACAACATGCTCGACGGCTTGCTGCAAAGCGCGGAGACGCTCGACAGCCAGGGCAACTTGCTGGCCCAGACCCAGAATACATGGCAGGCTTACACAACTCGTACCTCCGACCCCTCCGACCCAGAAGCGCCGCTGCTGAACCTGAAGGGCGCCTACGTTCTTCAGATCCAGCAGATCAAGATGGAGGATGGCGTCGCCAGCACGCAGACGACAGGCTACGTCCCCGACGGTCTCGCCGCGCCCTTCTCCGGTCAGCCAGTATCGACACAGACGCTCGTCTATGGCGGCAGCGGCGCACAGGAAACCTTCACCACCACCACGACCTACGGATATGAGATCGACGCGACGCTGCTTGCACAGCACATGCTGACCAAGGTGGCGCAATCTACGACCAGCTGGGCCTCGGGCAATGCCGCCGCGGTGCCGATCAAGGCAACCGCCATGACCTATGCCGGCTTCCCCAGCAGCTATGGGCAGGATGTGCTCGTCCCGGCGAGGGAGGCAACCTTTGCCTGGACGGGTACGGCGGCGATCGCTTTTCCGTTCTCCTCCTACAATCCTGGCTCTGTCCCGGACGGATGGCTTCGCAACTCGCTCATCCAAGGGCGCACCACCTCGGGCCAGCTTACCGAGATGGCGGATGCCTGCGGCGTCATTCAATCGACGCTCTACGGCACCGCGCCGGAGCTTCCGATCGCGCGCATCACCAATGCCTCGCTCTCGCGTGGGGAATGTGCCTATCTCGGCTTCGAACCTTACGAGAGCAACGCCGCGTGGACCATGCAGGGCACGCAACTCGTCACGGGCGACGCGCACAGCGGAACGAACAGCCTAAGCCTGCCAGGCGGCGGGACAGCCATGCTTACCACGACGCTGACCCCTGCGAACATCTCCCAGAACTACCTGCTTGGCTTCTGGTATAAGACGCCGGCCGGCTTCTCGCCGGGCAACGACGCCGGCTTCAGCGTGGTCGTCATGGTCGATGGCCTGCTGACGGAGGTACTCGGCGTCTCATTCGACGACACCGGCGGCGCTTGGACATACCGGACGCTGGGTATCCCGCTCATCGCGGGGCAGAGGTCCATCGAGCTGATCATCCAGGCCACCAACACCGCCGAAGATGCGGTGCTCATCGACGACGTACTGGTAACGCCGCTCGCAAGCAAGGTCTCCGTGCGCGCCTATGATACACCGACGCACCAGGTCACGGCGATGGTGGACTCGGCCGGGCATACGCTGCGGTGCATCTACGACAGCTTCCAGCGGCTGGTGGCCAAGGTGGGACCTCAGGAGCAGGTCAAGGAACTCGTTCAAGTCTCCCTGTCGCGCGCAGGCAATGCCACCGATATGTTCGATGCCGGCAACCCGAACGCCAATCTGTCGCTGGAACCCGCTGATGGCGGCACGCTGGAGACCTTCTGCACAGGCGACGAATGGCAGGATCGCTGGCAGGCCAGCGCCACATCGACGAATTGGAACGTCTCCGGCGGCGCGCTGTCGCACACGGCAAGTGTGGGCGATACGCTCACCTGGCAAGGCTCTTCCCCCGCCACCTCGGCCCTTTATTTCGAGGTGCTCCCACTCGCGACGCTGGCCGGTCCACTGGCCGTCTCCTTCGCCCAGGGCTACCAGCTCGCCTTCGATCCGAATGCCGGCTACAGCTTCACCGATCCGAACGGCAAGACGGTTCAGACGCCGTTGACAAGCCCGCCGCAGATGGCGACGGAATGGCTCACGGTCTTCGGTGGTGGCCTCGTGCTGTTCTTCGGTGACGGTCAACTCCTGTTCAGCGCCAGTGTCCCCCTCGACAGCCTGGATCCGATCGCGATCTCGACCGGTCCGAACCTCCTCTCCTTCCGCAACCTGGCGATGGTCGCGGCGCCACGGGTATCGCTCTCCTACACCGACGCCTCCGGACAGGACCGCCAGAAGCAACAGCTTCTCGGTCAGGATGCCGCCATCTCCGCCACCATTCACGATCCGCTCGGCCGAACCGTGGCGGTCACCCGCATGGCCCCCGCCAGCTTCGGTGCGGACGCAGCATTGCCGGTACTGAGCTATCATCCGGACTTCGTCGACGTATCGAGCTTCCTTGCCGCGATGGATGGAAGCTGGGAGATGACTGGGGACTTGGCCGACTACTATGCCGGCCAGTCCGACGGGACCGTGCCACGCTCGGACGACGAGGGCTACCCGTATTTCGGCTACTTGCTCGAAGCCTCACCTCGAAAGCGACGCCTGGAGCAGGGACAACCCGGCAAGGCCTACGCAATCCACGACATCGACAGCACGGCACCGGCCGATCGCCAGACAACGCAGTTCCTTTACGGACCGAACGACAGTTCGGCCTTCGATCTGCCGCAGGGAGACTATGTCGCCAACACGCTGATCAGCCCACTGAAGACGCAATCGCTTACCCTGCGCGACACGATGGGCCGCAAGCTTGCCTCTTCGCTCACGGATATCGCCGGCGAAGTCGCGGGGCAAGGGCAAGCCATCGCCACCTTCGCCGATGCCGCGGGGGCAGCAGCGGCCACCCTGCAGACCCGCCAGCCGAATTTCTACACCAAGACGCCGCAGTCGGACCCTTCATCTTTCGTGAAGTCGCTGGTGCAGGACCCGCTGGGGCGCACCCTGCAAACCGCAGACCCGGACACCGGCACCAGCCAGTTCCTCTATGATCCGTCGTCGCGTCTTCGCTTCGTGAACACGGCGCTCGAGGATGGCGAGGCATGGTTTGCCTACTACAAGTACGATGCGCTCGGCCGCGTGCTCGAGGAAGGGACGGTTCAGCAGGCCTGGGATGCGACGCGACTTGCCACGCTCGTTGGACAGGCCGCATGGCCGGATGACACCGTTGCACATACCGTCGCGCGAACCCATGGCTATGACGGAGATGGCAGCGATCCGAACGCGATCGGCAAGGAAATACTGATCGTGACGGTCAACCAGGCGCCTGCCTTAATCCCTTCGGCCGATGCCGTGACCACGACCGAGTCATTGGCCTATGACGGCGACGGAAATCTCGCCAGCATTACGCTGCAGCTTCCCTCGACACTTGGCACCTCGGCCGCGACCGTGTCCTACACCTACAACAATCTAAAGCAGATCACTCAGGTGACCTATCCGGACGGCTCGCCTGTGGCCACGGTCCTCTATGATTACGACGACGGGGGCCGCGTGACCCGCATCGGTACCTCGGTAAGCACACCGACGGACATCGCCGCCTACACTTATAATGCGGATGGTGATGTCGAGACGGAAACGCTGAACCAGGGGTTACTGACCGGCGCTTATCAGTATGCGTCTCCGGGCTGGCTCACCGGGTATACTGTAACGCCAAGCGGCACGACGGATGCCTGCTTCACTCTGGGGCTAGGTTATGACGCGGATGGCCGGATCGAGAGCCGCGGTCTGTCATACAGCTTCGGCTCGGATTCAGACAGCACACAAGTCGCCTATGCCTATGACGGCCAGATGCGCCTGGCGAGCGCGACCGTGACGGGAGGCACACAGGGCAACGAGTCCGTCGGACTATATGATGCCAACGGCAATATCTGGAAGCTTACCCAGGACGACGTGGAATACGATTTTACCTGCGCCCCGGGCTCGAACCGGCCGAGCACGTTATCGATCGGCAGCGCCGATCCCGATCCCATTTCCTTGCAGTTCAGCGCCGACGGCCGATTGACGCAGGCCGGGGGCCTGGCGCTCGAATATGACCCGTGCCTGAAACTGGCGACCGGGCTGACGGTCACCTCGGGGGATGACGTGACCCAGCTTCGGCTTGCCTATGGCGGCAAGGGGCAGCGGATACTGAAACAGGTCAGCGGCAATACGTCCTCCACTACGGTATATCTCTGGGGTGCGGCGGCCCAGCCGCTATGCAGCCACTCCGACGGGACATGGACAGCCTACATTCAGGGGCCTACGGGGCTTGTGACCGTTGTGAGCGATGCGCGCTATTTCCCGGTAAAGGATCATGCGCAGACCGTCTGGGCCGTGGTCGACGATCAGAATGCGCTGGTAGCCCGGTACGACTACGCGCCTTTCGGCGAGGTGCTCGGCATCTCGGGTTCTCTTCCGCAAATCGTCCCGTTCCGTTTCATGGGAAAGGCACTCGACACGGAAACCGGCCTCTACGATTTCGGGGCGAGGCTTTACCATCCCCTCCTGCGTCGCTTCTGCTCCCCCGACGTGGCGGGCCAGGGTGCGAGCCCCTACGGTTTTGCAGGCAACAACCCGATCATGATGATCGATCCCACCGGCAACACCTCGACCTGGGCCCGCGTGGGCATCGGGGCGGGAATGGCGGCACTTGCCGTCACCGGCTTCGCCCTCAGCTTTTTCACATTCGGCCTTTCCGACGTGCTGGCTGCCATCGGCGATGCTGTCGGCTCCGCGATTGGCTCGGTATCGAGCGCGCTGACCGGCGGCTCCGAAGTCGTGGCCGCCGGCGCTTCGGTTGGAGCCCAAGGCCTTTCGCAGACGGCGGTGCTGACCGAGCTGTCGACAACGGTCGCGCTGCCTGAAGGCGTTGGCGCTGCCGGCATCGAGGGAACCGTAAATGCCGTCGGAAATTTCCTACAGCAGGTCGTGACGAACACCGCCTTTGGCGTTGGCTCCTCCGGGCTGCAATATGATATCAGTCCCGGCGCCCAATTCTCGGGACAAGGCTTCCGCGATGCACTTCTGTCCGGCGCCTGGAGCGGGCTGCTTTACGGCATCGGCTCCGGCGTGGCCGGGCTCGAGGCCGAAGCCGTCAGCAAGGCGTGGGGTGACGTCGCCGAAAAGGCGGGACTGAATGCGGCAAGCAAGATAGCGGGCAAGGCAGCCTTCAAGGTTGCTCTCAACGTGGCGATGGGTAGCTCCACCAATGCTATCGCCCAGATCATGACGAACCTGATGACCCATCAATCCTGGAACCAGGGCCTTGCGCTCGCGGCGAAAGTGGGAGTGGCGGGCGGAGTGCCCTTCGGGGTGGGCGACGTCCTGCTGAACGATGCCAAGAATTGGGCAACGGAGTTCGCGACGTCTTTCGGCAGCGAAGGTCAAAGTCGCGTAGCGACGGCGATCAGAGGCGTGGATCAGGCGCTGAAAGCCGCGAAGTCGAACACGGCCGTGTGCCTGTACGGTATCACCGGCTATACGCTAGCGGAGGGATATGTCATCTGGGGAGCAACGAACCATGGCAAATAG
- a CDS encoding LuxR C-terminal-related transcriptional regulator, with the protein MSIAQLNDLDRPLMEETIRLYEHEPDLQNLPSILFDAVARLIDADVVTYAEFHHKSKDFRALVSVEDDPAARGAGMAAYARHMHSHPFWQNTPEFYGDQALRESDFFDDETYLNLPIVKEVFLPSRARRIMKMIIAHDDYVVDIAGFRVIGRPAFSDLERDRLVAFRPHIVRSYRQAQERTLAKLTPIDRLCIAFPQLSPRQLEVASWVVQGKSNEDIATILDVGIDTVKAHVKALYSRIGAEGRLAAAVIAHTTPPFSELPPLWKLTSSAWGRQQRPI; encoded by the coding sequence ATGAGTATCGCGCAGCTGAATGACTTGGACCGACCCCTCATGGAGGAAACCATCCGCCTCTACGAACATGAACCGGATCTGCAGAACTTGCCATCAATCCTCTTTGACGCGGTGGCCCGACTGATCGATGCCGATGTTGTCACGTATGCGGAGTTTCATCACAAGAGCAAAGACTTTCGTGCCCTGGTTTCGGTGGAGGACGATCCCGCCGCGCGAGGAGCGGGCATGGCTGCCTACGCACGCCATATGCACAGCCATCCTTTCTGGCAGAACACCCCAGAGTTTTATGGCGACCAGGCGCTGCGGGAATCAGATTTCTTCGATGACGAGACCTATCTCAACCTTCCGATCGTGAAAGAGGTCTTTCTGCCATCTCGAGCGCGACGGATCATGAAAATGATCATTGCGCATGACGATTATGTCGTCGACATCGCCGGGTTCAGAGTGATCGGGCGCCCCGCTTTCAGCGATCTCGAGCGTGATCGGTTGGTCGCTTTTCGTCCGCATATCGTTCGCAGCTATCGTCAAGCGCAAGAGCGCACGCTGGCCAAACTCACGCCAATCGACCGACTGTGCATTGCGTTTCCACAGTTGAGCCCGCGTCAACTTGAAGTAGCCTCGTGGGTTGTTCAAGGAAAGTCCAACGAGGATATCGCCACCATTCTAGATGTCGGCATCGATACGGTGAAGGCGCATGTCAAAGCGCTCTATAGCAGGATAGGCGCCGAGGGGCGCCTTGCCGCGGCCGTGATCGCTCACACCACCCCACCATTTTCCGAGCTTCCACCCCTTTGGAAGCTGACGTCATCGGCTTGGGGCAGGCAACAAAGACCGATCTAG
- a CDS encoding GNAT family N-acetyltransferase, whose amino-acid sequence MTLSAPAPLADHHELAEFNSGVLELDDWLHRRARSNQASGASRTFVVGEESRVIAYYALALGAVKQPEAPGRFRRNMPDPIPVAVLGRLAIDQSYQGRGIGRAVVRDAGLRLLNAAEVLGIRGMLVHAISDDARAFYEAVGFLSSPSDPMMLMVGLHDLNNALNP is encoded by the coding sequence GTGACCCTCAGCGCACCGGCACCCCTGGCCGATCATCATGAGCTAGCCGAGTTCAATTCCGGCGTCCTTGAACTGGACGATTGGCTGCACCGCCGCGCCCGTTCTAATCAAGCAAGCGGGGCATCGCGGACCTTCGTCGTGGGCGAGGAGAGCCGCGTCATCGCCTATTATGCGCTCGCTTTAGGCGCCGTCAAACAGCCGGAAGCGCCTGGCCGTTTTCGGCGCAATATGCCTGATCCAATTCCGGTCGCTGTGCTTGGTCGCCTCGCCATTGATCAATCCTACCAAGGACGCGGTATCGGCAGGGCCGTGGTGCGCGACGCGGGCCTGCGCCTGCTCAATGCCGCCGAAGTACTTGGCATCCGAGGCATGCTGGTGCATGCGATTTCAGATGACGCACGAGCCTTCTACGAGGCTGTCGGCTTCTTATCTTCTCCTTCCGACCCCATGATGCTGATGGTCGGATTGCATGACCTCAATAATGCGCTAAACCCATAG
- a CDS encoding DUF1778 domain-containing protein: MPTSHTRKSPDASVPLNMRIKPATRNLIDRAAELLGKTRTDFMLEASERRAEEVLLDRTIFTISPEIYAEYLVRLDAPTQPNERLARTMSTKAPWDEA; this comes from the coding sequence ATGCCGACCTCACATACGCGCAAAAGCCCAGACGCAAGCGTACCGCTGAATATGCGCATCAAGCCTGCGACCCGCAACTTGATCGATCGCGCCGCTGAGTTGCTCGGTAAGACGCGCACGGATTTCATGTTGGAGGCTTCCGAACGCCGAGCCGAGGAAGTGCTGCTCGACCGCACTATCTTCACGATAAGTCCCGAAATTTATGCTGAATACCTTGTCCGGCTCGACGCACCTACGCAGCCCAATGAGCGTTTAGCACGCACCATGTCGACCAAAGCGCCGTGGGATGAGGCGTGA